A single window of Granulicella mallensis MP5ACTX8 DNA harbors:
- a CDS encoding TIGR03118 family protein yields the protein MKGIFRLLTIPAIMLGIVASASAQNYTQVNLVSNVPGVAPTIDPLLGNPWGLARGPEKTWWMSDLNFNAATVYNDSGVKLPISLSILPPPPAGSQPVFDGPAGIFFNEHHSKFLVASDIPAEFLFTSIGGKIAGWSPELQTSQGTAGSTQAVILVNNTDGSAYTGLTEAFINETPFLYVANFTKGRIDVYDQGFHLVTPDTLNKLQNSSSPSSEINQKAFSDDQLPAGFAPFNVQAVGNQLVVTYALLAAGSQLETDGPGNGYVDIYSSTGRLVRRLEHGDWLNAPWGVALAPGNFGRFSNHLLIAQFAGAGSTQSSGNIAAFDPQSGNFEGFLPDSAGNPISVSGIFAIRFNEAAHNSDSFGQHCSARLYFTSGPDGGANGLFGYLTPTSAASETQSCN from the coding sequence ATGAAAGGTATTTTTCGGCTTCTAACAATCCCGGCGATCATGCTGGGAATCGTCGCTTCGGCAAGTGCACAAAACTACACGCAGGTGAATCTCGTTTCGAACGTGCCCGGAGTGGCGCCCACCATCGATCCACTGCTGGGAAACCCCTGGGGACTGGCACGAGGTCCTGAAAAGACCTGGTGGATGTCGGATCTAAACTTCAATGCCGCCACCGTCTATAACGATTCTGGAGTGAAGCTACCGATTTCACTCTCCATCCTGCCTCCGCCTCCCGCCGGATCGCAACCGGTCTTTGATGGTCCTGCCGGCATATTCTTCAATGAACATCACTCCAAATTTCTTGTAGCCTCGGACATTCCAGCGGAATTTCTGTTCACTTCCATCGGAGGAAAGATTGCCGGATGGAGCCCGGAGCTGCAGACGTCCCAGGGCACGGCTGGTTCGACACAAGCAGTGATCTTGGTCAACAATACTGACGGCTCGGCCTATACGGGACTGACAGAAGCCTTCATCAACGAAACCCCTTTTCTCTACGTCGCCAACTTCACCAAGGGTCGCATCGATGTTTATGACCAGGGCTTTCATCTCGTTACTCCTGACACCCTGAACAAGCTGCAGAACTCCTCCTCACCCAGCAGTGAAATCAATCAAAAAGCTTTTTCCGATGACCAATTGCCCGCTGGCTTTGCGCCGTTTAACGTACAGGCTGTTGGGAACCAGTTGGTAGTAACCTATGCTCTCCTTGCTGCCGGATCTCAACTGGAGACGGATGGTCCTGGGAATGGCTACGTTGATATTTATAGTTCGACGGGCAGGCTTGTCCGCAGACTGGAACACGGAGATTGGCTGAACGCTCCGTGGGGCGTCGCTCTTGCGCCAGGGAACTTCGGCAGATTCAGCAATCATTTGCTGATTGCTCAGTTCGCAGGTGCTGGAAGCACGCAATCCAGTGGCAATATCGCCGCCTTCGATCCGCAGAGTGGAAACTTCGAAGGGTTCTTACCCGATTCGGCAGGAAATCCCATCTCGGTCAGCGGCATCTTCGCAATTCGCTTTAATGAAGCAGCCCACAACTCCGATTCGTTCGGCCAGCACTGCTCCGCGAGACTCTACTTCACCTCTGGACCTGATGGCGGAGCAAACGGTCTCTTCGGCTATCTGACTCCCACTTCGGCGGCTTCGGAGACTCAGAGTTGTAATTGA
- a CDS encoding GNAT family N-acetyltransferase, which translates to MNELSQLVEEGVGPLEEGGLALQWIETIGHSVHKVPTYFFRMVDPRTKVEFGTINLRIGRSAHIERYAGHIGYSVVPEHRGHHYAARATKLLMPLARSLGFHVLWITCDPENIASRRSCEAAGAILQEIVDVPVTCTIHRHGHPKKCRYQLSL; encoded by the coding sequence ATGAATGAGTTAAGCCAACTGGTGGAAGAGGGTGTCGGCCCATTGGAGGAAGGGGGGCTTGCTCTCCAGTGGATAGAGACGATAGGGCATTCAGTGCACAAGGTGCCTACCTATTTCTTTCGGATGGTCGATCCTCGAACCAAAGTGGAATTTGGCACGATCAATCTACGGATTGGGCGGAGTGCACACATCGAACGCTACGCCGGCCACATAGGCTATTCGGTTGTGCCTGAGCATAGAGGCCATCACTATGCAGCTCGCGCGACGAAGCTTCTGATGCCGCTGGCCCGCTCTCTTGGATTTCATGTTCTCTGGATTACTTGTGATCCGGAGAATATAGCGTCGCGGCGGAGTTGTGAAGCTGCAGGTGCGATCCTGCAGGAGATTGTGGATGTTCCCGTAACCTGTACGATTCATCGTCACGGACATCCGAAGAAGTGCCGCTACCAGTTGTCTCTTTGA
- a CDS encoding SDR family oxidoreductase — MTEQVTSSLPLLGKTSLVTGASRGIGASVARQLAELGADVAINYRSKRPRAEEVAQAISDLGRRTLLLQADITETKDIEATFDQIKQAWGQLDILVLNASGGLETDKAADYAMNLNLHAQVNLVRGALALMRPGGKIVFVTSHLAHFYGTKPVYPGYEPVAISKKAGEDALRAMIPELTEKGIRLVIISGDLIEGTITPKLLQRQYPGLIAGRKEEAGSLPDVEEFAAAIVDGALNEKHETGAIVYVGSTEWGG; from the coding sequence ATGACAGAACAAGTGACATCCTCTCTCCCGCTGCTCGGTAAGACCTCCCTCGTGACCGGGGCCTCCCGCGGTATCGGAGCCAGCGTGGCCCGTCAACTGGCGGAACTCGGCGCTGATGTGGCGATCAACTACCGCAGCAAGAGGCCGCGGGCTGAAGAGGTAGCCCAGGCGATCTCGGACCTGGGAAGACGGACGCTTCTCCTACAAGCTGACATTACGGAGACGAAGGATATCGAGGCTACCTTTGACCAGATCAAGCAGGCCTGGGGACAACTCGACATCCTCGTTCTGAATGCCAGCGGTGGACTGGAGACAGACAAGGCTGCGGACTATGCCATGAATCTCAATCTGCATGCCCAGGTCAATCTTGTGCGAGGCGCTCTTGCGCTTATGCGGCCGGGAGGAAAGATCGTGTTCGTGACGAGCCATCTGGCTCATTTCTACGGGACGAAGCCCGTGTATCCGGGGTACGAGCCTGTTGCCATCAGTAAGAAGGCGGGAGAGGATGCGCTTCGAGCCATGATTCCCGAGCTGACAGAAAAGGGAATTCGGCTGGTGATTATCAGCGGCGATCTGATTGAAGGGACGATTACGCCTAAGCTGCTGCAACGACAGTATCCGGGGCTGATTGCAGGACGGAAAGAAGAGGCGGGTTCTCTTCCGGACGTGGAGGAGTTTGCTGCGGCAATCGTCGATGGTGCACTTAACGAAAAACATGAGACCGGCGCGATTGTTTATGTGGGCAGTACCGAGTGGGGTGGGTGA
- a CDS encoding GNAT family N-acetyltransferase: MPLTSTQASDKFQPITLTGRHVQLIPLSVDHQEGLRSAVRDGNLWELWYTSIPSPEGMLAEIQRRLALQEAGSMLPFAIIDRATEEIVGMTTYMHIDQATPRVEIGSTWYAQRVQRTALNTEAKLLLLTHAFETLGCVAVEFRTHFMNRQSRRAIERLGAKLDGILRNHFLTENGTLRDTCVYSILISEWPTVRTHLEHQLAKRP, encoded by the coding sequence ATGCCCCTCACCTCAACGCAAGCGTCGGACAAATTCCAGCCGATCACGCTCACAGGCCGCCATGTTCAGCTCATACCTCTCTCGGTAGACCACCAGGAGGGCCTGAGGTCAGCGGTACGTGACGGCAACCTCTGGGAGCTCTGGTACACGAGCATCCCTTCCCCGGAAGGTATGCTCGCAGAAATTCAGCGACGCCTGGCCTTGCAGGAAGCCGGATCGATGCTCCCCTTTGCCATCATCGACAGAGCGACAGAGGAGATCGTCGGCATGACCACGTATATGCACATCGATCAGGCCACGCCACGCGTGGAGATCGGATCGACCTGGTATGCCCAGCGAGTGCAGCGTACAGCTCTGAATACGGAAGCGAAGCTCCTGCTGCTCACCCATGCCTTCGAAACGCTGGGTTGCGTCGCAGTCGAGTTCCGCACGCACTTCATGAATCGACAGAGCCGTCGCGCCATAGAACGACTCGGCGCAAAACTCGATGGCATCCTGAGAAATCATTTCCTCACTGAAAACGGAACACTACGCGATACCTGCGTCTACAGCATCCTCATCTCCGAGTGGCCCACCGTTCGTACCCACCTGGAGCATCAACTGGCAAAACGCCCCTGA
- the mreC gene encoding rod shape-determining protein MreC — protein sequence MDSFFVRFKNPLVLIVIVLAQTIGLAIQVQPSRTGAGPVGSDGRKMSLLRYWSVAIVTPFERVIHGSSLNVRHVWSNYIDLRHTREQNQALQLEIARLRQEQASFAEDAAQGRRLQALLAFKQQYITSTVAAQVIGTSGTDHSGLLYLDKGSAEGLKPGQPVITPDGVVGKLRDVFPHTAQLLLLSDPTSGAGVLLESTRIRAILRGTPTGNVQIDNLTADSRIKPGEKIITSGGDQVFPRGLTVGVIESIASDPLHLPYTEIVVHPAANLLRLEEVLIITGTATTMPAAAQQDAAIADAVSEENKRAADIISEKLPSLNADTPAAKPGDAPKPSDQIGGVPGVPNSGLPRTQPPLHPDRFSPGTTPSAQELKPGAAATPQQP from the coding sequence ATGGATTCCTTCTTCGTACGATTCAAAAACCCGCTGGTGTTGATCGTCATCGTGCTCGCTCAGACGATAGGACTGGCGATCCAGGTGCAGCCTTCCCGAACGGGCGCTGGCCCTGTTGGCTCCGACGGACGGAAGATGTCTCTGCTGCGGTATTGGTCGGTTGCCATCGTTACGCCCTTCGAACGGGTGATTCATGGCTCAAGCCTGAATGTGCGGCATGTCTGGTCGAACTACATCGACCTGCGGCACACCCGGGAGCAGAACCAGGCGTTACAGCTTGAGATCGCGCGGCTGCGGCAGGAGCAGGCGTCGTTTGCTGAAGACGCTGCCCAGGGCCGCCGCTTGCAGGCGCTGCTCGCCTTCAAGCAGCAATACATTACAAGCACCGTGGCTGCCCAGGTGATTGGGACCAGCGGAACGGACCATTCCGGCCTGCTGTATCTGGATAAGGGCTCGGCTGAAGGGCTTAAGCCTGGACAGCCTGTAATTACACCGGATGGTGTCGTGGGCAAGCTGCGCGACGTGTTTCCACATACGGCGCAGTTGCTTCTGTTGAGTGATCCGACCTCGGGAGCGGGCGTTCTCCTGGAATCGACCCGCATTCGCGCTATTCTTCGTGGAACGCCGACCGGCAATGTGCAGATTGATAATCTGACGGCGGATTCACGTATCAAGCCGGGTGAAAAGATCATCACGTCGGGCGGAGACCAGGTGTTTCCGCGCGGATTGACGGTTGGAGTCATCGAATCCATCGCGTCCGATCCTCTGCATCTGCCGTATACGGAGATCGTCGTGCATCCGGCGGCAAACCTCCTGCGGTTGGAGGAGGTCCTGATCATTACCGGGACGGCCACCACCATGCCGGCTGCGGCGCAGCAGGATGCAGCGATTGCCGATGCGGTGTCGGAAGAGAACAAGCGTGCGGCGGACATCATCTCCGAGAAGCTGCCGAGCCTGAATGCCGATACCCCGGCAGCGAAGCCGGGTGATGCTCCGAAGCCGTCCGATCAGATTGGCGGCGTTCCGGGTGTTCCGAACTCGGGATTGCCGAGAACGCAGCCTCCGCTGCATCCCGATCGCTTCTCGCCTGGCACGACACCTTCGGCGCAGGAGCTGAAGCCGGGAGCTGCTGCTACGCCGCAACAGCCCTGA